Proteins from one Plasmodium yoelii strain 17X genome assembly, chromosome: 2 genomic window:
- a CDS encoding PIR protein — MDKTLCEQFDILRNYLPDELENHTSVNFNKNENIKYYCSNGESKETECKTDLDQIKAGCLWLFEQLFVKNGKNINNVQYIIIWLSYKLNQKTYDGITNLNDFYTNCINNNTHYTDCKQNGQDCSGSLNSNTGYNNYKEIINGRKNLLSTNIKNMSKIYDAFKPLCNMYIEIVGSNTISDKSIQNANKFVEKYNELNNDSDNAKDEVYCQVLSTLSNDYNNLKDYCDSNSIDCRNIPFFTSTKTEEHGVQSSEEICDDTPSFSIVKKLILALLIFSTISIFLGIFFKCSLFVLRKRAQKQYLREKVKK, encoded by the exons aTGGATAAAACCCTG tgtgaacAGTTTGATATATTGAGAAACTATTTACCCGATGAATTAGAAAACCATACATCAGtcaattttaataaaaatgagaatATTAAGTATTACTGCTCTAATGGAGAATCAAAGGAAACAGAATGTAAGACAGATCTCGATCAAATTAAGGCTGGATGTTTATGGTTGTTTGAGCAATTGTTTgtgaaaaatggaaaaaatatcaataatGTTCAATACATTatcatatggttaagttataaactaaATCAAAAGACGTATGACGGAATCACGAATCTAAATGATTTTTACACTAATTGTATAAACAATAATACGCATTATACTGATTGTAAACAAAATGGTCAAGATTGTAGTGGTTCATTAAATAGTAATACAGGATATAACAATTATAAGGAAATCATAAATGGAAGAAAGAATTTGTTGAGtactaatattaaaaatatgtctaaaatttatgatgcatttaaaccattatgtaacatgtataTTGAAATTGTTGGAAGCAACACAATATCTGATAAATCTATACAAAATGCTAACaaatttgttgaaaaatataatgaacttAATAACGATTCTGATAATGCTAAAGATGAAGTCTATTGTCAAgtattgtctacattatcaaatgattataataatttaaaagattATTGTGATAGTAATAGCATTGATTGTAGAAATATTCCATTCTTTACATCGACAAAAACAGAAGAACACGGTGTGCAAAGTTCTGAAGAGATTTGTGATGATACACCAAGCTTCTCgatagtaaaaaaattaattctagctttattaatattcagTACAATATCAATCTTTTtgggaattttttttaag tgtTCGTTATTTGTATTACGGAAAAGAgctcaaaaacaatatttaagagaaaaggtaaaaaaataa
- a CDS encoding fam-a protein, with the protein MNIFFVQIVLFLLIISLCVNKNTLATELIPKKDKKHKSNKFTKHKPKKNKKCYPTYDNTKEIYQKNKHLLYIDTEETIKACKFMNDALKQLEHHATSKGYTICGGIPSENKVFYKKKHRGHTKILKAEYLIYDPNQYNELLNKIWNPDSDLYLNNSAVKKKIVRVYSPNLVMIQQRCKKHPWSLRKYFYALAAKFKISENKAIVVMASANIIDHNRKNKKYFENKMVESANLFQAEIDSEDDIRNGKIKKAFVNLIGYIVDEHGSI; encoded by the exons atgaatatattttttgttcaaattgttttatttcttttaataatcTCCCTATGTGTGAATAAGAACACCCTTGCAACTGAACTTATTccaaaaaaagataaaaaacacaaatcaaacaaatttacaaaacacaaaccaaaaaaaaataaaaaatgttatccTAC ctatgataatacaaaagaaatatatcaaaaaaacaaGCACCTGTTATATATCGATACCGAAGAAACTATAAAAGCGTGCAAATTTATGAATGACGCTTTAAAACAGTTAGAACATCATGCTACAAGTAAAGGCTATACAATTTGTGGCGGAATTCCTTCTGAGAATAaagttttttataaaaaaaaacatcgaGGTCATACAAAAATTCTAAAAGCTGAATATCTAATTTATGATCCGAATCAA tataatgaactattaaacaaaatatgGAATCCCGATAGTGAcctatatttaaataattccgctgttaaaa aaaaaattgtCCGTGTGTACAGTCCAAATTTAGTAATGATACAACAACGTTGCAAAAAACACCCGTGGTCTCTtcgtaaatatttttatgctttaGCTGCAAAATTTAAA ataTCAGAAAACAAAGCTATAGTTGTCATGGCTTCAGCAAATATAATTGATCACAAccgtaaaaataaaaaatattttgaaaacaaAATGGTAGAAAGTGCAAATTTATTCCAAGCTGAAATTGATTCTGAAGATGATATtagaaatggaaaaataaaaaaagcgTTTGTTAACTTAATTGGATACATT gTTGATGAACATGGTtccatttaa